DNA sequence from the Littorina saxatilis isolate snail1 linkage group LG9, US_GU_Lsax_2.0, whole genome shotgun sequence genome:
GTCCAGGCAATGCAGATTCATTAAAAAGACATGCATGCGAACAAACGCGGGGAATATTTAGAGTGTTTTCTTGTCACAGCATGAGTGATTGATGAAAAAGGAAACAATATGGATGTATTGGATGATAAGTTTGACAGGCATGTTAGTGTCCTGCTTCAGGAATTCGAGGGACAAAGCTTTCCATGTACACTGCCACGGACGTGCAAAGAAACTAATATCATCACTTCACTGCTTAAGGAATGGCAACGAAATGAACAAGCAGAGCTTCAGAATGCAAGGTTCGGTTGCTTCAGAGTCCTAGACGTATTGGATAAAAAACTTCTATGTACACAAGCACAGCTTCAGTATGAAGTCATCGCTTGTGTCCGAGTCCTAGACGTGTTGGGCATAGAGGTTGTAACACGGGAAACGCTACGTGCCTGTCTTAAAGTCTGTACTCGTGCATCATGGAGGAGAGCTTTTCTTTCACGGCGCCTTCAGAAAGCCAAAGAATTTCTTCTTCATGTTGCTGCCATTGAATCTCTTCCTAGAGGGTTTATATTTCCTAGAGAGTGTAGGGTTGAGCGCTGTTATGGAGTACATAATGAAACGGCTTTATCTTTGCTAGTTCcccaaatacaaaacaaaaacatgattgtgTGCTTTCTTAAGATCGCGAAATCCACACTGAATAAAGAACAGATTTGTTTAATCTCAAATTTACTAAACGTGGAGGCTGATTCCCGTTTCAAACTATATATGAACATAGCCTTGCGGGATGGTGAATGGTGTGTGGTGGACCACATGTTACGACTGTACGACATGGACACAACAACGCTGCACCAAGTCCTTGTCAAAGCAATGGAACGGAGAGAGTGGAAAGAAGTAGAAGCGTGTCTCGAGCGTGGAGCGGACATAACCACAGCCTGCACTGAGACCGGGTTTGACCTGAACGCCAGGTCAGGAGAAAGGAACAGAACAGTTCTACACGACGCCATGTTCAGCCATAAAGACGTCATGAAGGAGATCGTGCAGGCATTGCTACAGGCTGGCGCTGACCCTAACGTACGAGATTCAGATGGTGAGACTGTGGTTTGCACGGCTGTTAACTATCGCAACTGGGACTTTGCTTTGCTTCTGTTGATGCACACTAGGGCTGCTGGAACCACTGTTTCACACACATTCCGTAACGGAGAACCGGTCTTGCATTTTGTCTGTAAAAAGGGTCAATCAGACGTTGTGCGTGAACTCTTCACAACACAGACAGACCCACTGGCCACAGACGGTAAGGGTAACACCTTGATCATGGCTGCCTTGGGTGGAGCAGATAGCAAGAATGTACGCGATGATTACTCCATGAAGCCTGAACCCATCACGCCTGGAAGCGAGAAGGAGAATGTAATGCGTGTTCTGATCCAGTCAGGGGTGGCAACGCACCAGGCTCTGTTGTCGCAGTCACAGCTGAGGTCCCTTAAACAGGAAGCCCAAAACGTCACAGTGGACAGTTTCCAAACACCCATGTGGCAAGCAGTAAAGAGACGCAAACTACGAATCGCTAGGATGCTGTATGCTGCAGGTGCATGTTGTCATGAAGAAATCCATGAACTGGTGAATTCTGAATTCATTGGACATAAATTGGAAGAAACAAACCAGCGTGACATCTTGAAGTTTTCGGAAGACTTCTTCAGCCATTTTCATTCGCGTTTTGATTACCAGCCGGATGATGCTAGTGCGTGTTGTCATACAGAAATTCATGAACTGGCAAATTCGGAGTATGTCAGACAAAAAGTAAAACACTTGAGGAATAGCGATCCCTTCCTGGCCTTCCTTAACGACATCTTCAGACATGTTCGTTTCCAGGGGATGCATTatactgt
Encoded proteins:
- the LOC138976351 gene encoding uncharacterized protein, with protein sequence MDVLDDKFDRHVSVLLQEFEGQSFPCTLPRTCKETNIITSLLKEWQRNEQAELQNARFGCFRVLDVLDKKLLCTQAQLQYEVIACVRVLDVLGIEVVTRETLRACLKVCTRASWRRAFLSRRLQKAKEFLLHVAAIESLPRGFIFPRECRVERCYGVHNETALSLLVPQIQNKNMIVCFLKIAKSTLNKEQICLISNLLNVEADSRFKLYMNIALRDGEWCVVDHMLRLYDMDTTTLHQVLVKAMERREWKEVEACLERGADITTACTETGFDLNARSGERNRTVLHDAMFSHKDVMKEIVQALLQAGADPNVRDSDGETVVCTAVNYRNWDFALLLLMHTRAAGTTVSHTFRNGEPVLHFVCKKGQSDVVRELFTTQTDPLATDGKGNTLIMAALGGADSKNVRDDYSMKPEPITPGSEKENVMRVLIQSGVATHQALLSQSQLRSLKQEAQNVTVDSFQTPMWQAVKRRKLRIARMLYAAGACCHEEIHELVNSEFIGHKLEETNQRDILKFSEDFFSHFHSRFDYQPDDASACCHTEIHELANSEYVRQKVKHLRNSDPFLAFLNDIFRHVRFQGMHYTVGMCCTQEHNAFGDGKLNFVREKTEEMKNWCDIMDFLDHISSHPRSLQDICALTISHLIGCGPQRDKRVASLGLPDYLRRRVLQDHVISSDFLKDCPPDPEDIKEPYSGPWMCGGCGPINPDFLSELHRPVCSCQIEEGE